The Gemmatimonadaceae bacterium genome contains a region encoding:
- a CDS encoding acyl-CoA dehydrogenase family protein — IASMRQLASYCLTEPGSGSDAAALKTKAVRAGGNGSDYVLNGAKQFISGAGASDIYVVMARTGDDGPKGISTFVVPKDAPGLSFGAVENKMGWHMQPTRQVIFEDCKVPAENLLSGEGRGFSIAMAGLDGGRINIGACSLGGARACLETASRYVVERKQFGKPIADFQATQFKLADMATELEAARLLIHKAASLLDARSPEATQASAMAKRFATDAGFRIVNEALQLHGGYGYLKDFPLERYLRDLRVHQILEGTNEIMRVVIARRLMTG; from the coding sequence ATCGCCTCGATGCGGCAGCTCGCGAGCTACTGCCTGACCGAGCCGGGCTCGGGCTCGGATGCCGCCGCGCTGAAGACGAAGGCCGTGCGCGCCGGCGGCAACGGATCGGACTACGTGCTCAACGGGGCAAAACAGTTCATCTCCGGCGCCGGCGCCTCTGACATCTACGTCGTCATGGCGCGCACCGGCGACGACGGGCCGAAGGGCATCTCCACCTTCGTCGTGCCGAAGGACGCGCCCGGCCTCTCCTTCGGCGCCGTCGAGAACAAGATGGGCTGGCACATGCAGCCCACGCGGCAGGTCATCTTCGAGGACTGCAAGGTTCCGGCCGAGAACCTGCTGTCGGGCGAAGGGCGCGGCTTCTCCATCGCCATGGCCGGCCTCGACGGCGGGCGCATCAACATCGGCGCCTGCTCGCTGGGCGGCGCGCGCGCCTGCCTGGAGACCGCCTCGCGCTACGTCGTCGAGCGCAAGCAGTTCGGCAAGCCGATTGCCGACTTCCAGGCGACGCAGTTCAAGCTTGCCGACATGGCGACCGAGCTGGAGGCGGCGCGCCTGCTGATCCACAAGGCGGCGTCGCTGCTCGATGCCAGGTCGCCCGAGGCCACCCAGGCCAGCGCCATGGCCAAGCGCTTCGCCACCGATGCCGGTTTCCGCATCGTCAACGAGGCGCTGCAGCTGCATGGCGGCTACGGCTACCTCAAGGATTTCCCGCTGGAGCGCTACCTGCGCGACCTGCGGGTGCACCAGATCCTCGAGGGCACCAACGAGATCATGCGCGTGGTCATCGCGCGCCGGCTGATGACCGGGTGA